The Penaeus vannamei isolate JL-2024 chromosome 39, ASM4276789v1, whole genome shotgun sequence genome window below encodes:
- the LOC113802466 gene encoding uncharacterized protein isoform X3 yields the protein MKILLTNSEHRETSGGEPVVDKVKAAESTEVSSQAAQLHTDEEGASKKDTEPQKEEKVVKGKERSVSKEPKEKKSSDKANVCEDQGKDSTTCPVDDSSAKATDPQATVFMPSESLVAEEGQTDIDSSTLKESVSSDNADSE from the exons ATGAAGATACTGCTCACAAACTCAGAACACAGAGAAACTTCTGGTGGAGAACCTGTCGTTGATAAA GTAAAGGCAGCTGAGTCAACAGAAGTATCGAGTCAAGCAGCCCAGCTTCACACGGATGAAGAAGGTGCatcaaagaaagacacagagcctcagaaagaggaaaaagtggtcaaaggaaaagaaagaagcgtTTCAAAGgaacccaaagaaaagaaaagttccgATAAGGCAAATGTTTGTGAAGACCAGGGGAAAGATTCTACCACTTGCCCTGTTGACGATTCCTCTGCCAAGGCCACAGATCCACAAGCAACTGTTTTCATGCCAAGTGAATCTCTTGTAGCAGAGGAAGGCCAGACTGACATTGACAGTTCAACCTTGAAAGAAAGTGTCAGCTCAGATAATGCTGACAGCGAGTAG
- the LOC113802466 gene encoding mucin-2-like isoform X1, whose product MTSNDNVIPLLEAMRLAPLSNSPNPGSPLTMAPNTETTAHSSMPTSALPTQAENQSPEDIPTHPTSSNSTPPLQPSSNNQSSLITTLQPYSPSFRNTPSSTRPRLSTTTNPTDILNTLFSSAKWDRFFVIPATAPYSGNTLLFQQCLQKQVGRVPFYTRRDRSRLETVRSETESIALSNLTDHSGNPIPAEPHPTLNTCTGTVSLSPANCPVDTKDWSDCGEDLLGCLKDQDVKSVHCYTIPPKGQRKNPTNIAKITFCTHDLPLRIYIGGQSLPVRPYQPPPRQCQNCWRFGHPAKHCRSTDRCPICAQPGHNRSNCSAQTRTCANCGGPHNVFYRGCPTYKFESEVATLRYKNGLTLREARQEARRQGFFHTPYSSNIVRSALPPPPKNVPISTSTFYIPQTNSFATLNPDTPISTTASISTTAPTPTPLPPRTTRSRQTKRSNPSSPTAQSPPPTYTFVPETPVSSSPLIRKPLFHKTLQPIPLQKQLPSHKTPINSTAETMDDIQSYILETQNPITHAPSTLEVVTDIHTPPTNIPPTPLPPTPSKHNLTPSIPTTTDIHTPNTHPPDMHPPHTHSTPTPFPPNSSQDNTSPSTPTIHPSDIHPPNTNTPHTSTPSQHNPPPSTPTIGTFSLPPSPLSFALPPGYTRESLMAQQCPSPDSLPPNIPPLHPLAPSPSNSPTRK is encoded by the coding sequence atgaccagtaatgataatgtaatccctttattagaggctatgaggctagcccctttatcaaatagccccaacccaggctctcctttgaccatggctccgaacactgaaactactgcccactcctcaatgcctactagtgcattacccacccaagcagagaatcaatctccagaagacattcctacccacccaacttcctcaaattcaactccacccctgcaaccttcatcaaacaaccaatcctcccttattactaccttgcaaccttattctccatcattccgtaatactccctcttccacacgtccccgactatccaccaccaccaaccctacagatatcttaaatactctgtttagctcagctaaatgggaccgatttttcgtgatccctgctacagctccttactcaggcaacactcttctctttcaacaatgcctccaaaaacaagtaggtagagtccctttctataccagacgcgatcgctcccgtctggaaacagtcagatcagaaactgaatctatagcactgtcaaatttaactgatcattctggcaaccccattcctgcagaacctcatccaacccttaatacctgtaccggaactgtctctctctccccagcaaactgcccagtcgataccaaagattggtcagactgtggagaagacttattaggatgcctcaaagaccaagatgtgaaatcagtacattgctacaccattcctcctaaaggtcaacgaaagaatccgaccaatattgccaaaattaccttctgtacacatgaccttcccttacgtatctacattggtggacaatccctccctgttcgaccataccaaccccctccacgtcaatgtcaaaactgttggcgctttggacatcctgccaaacattgccgttccacagaccgatgccccatatgtgcccaacctggtcataatcgatcaaactgctcagcacaaacacgaacatgtgctaactgcggtggcccccataatgtattttatagaggctgtcccacttacaaatttgaatctgaggtagcaactctaagatacaaaaatggtctcactttacgtgaagccagacaggaagcacgtcgacaaggtttctttcatactccatattctagcaacatcgttcgctcagcccttccccctccacccaaaaatgtccccatttccacttctacattctacatccctcagaccaattcctttgccactctaaacccagacaccccaatctcaaccacagcttctatctcaactacagccccaacaccaacccctctccctccccgcactacccgcagtagacagactaaacgttctaacccttcttcccctacagcacaatcacctccacctacctatacctttgttcctgagacaccagtctcttcttcccccctcataagaaaacctttattccacaaaactctccaaccaattccattgcagaaacaattaccttctcacaaaactccaataaactccactgcagaaacaatggatgacattcaaagctatatccttgagacacaaaatcccataactcatgctccttccacacttgaagtggttaccgatattcatacccctcctactaatattccccctacaccccttcctcctactccctccaaacacaacctaaccccctcaatcccaaccaccactgatatccatactcccaatacccatcctcctgatatgcatccccctcatacgcacagcacccctacaccctttcctcctaattcctctcaagacaacacatccccttcaactccaactatccatccttctgatattcatcctcctaacactaatactccccacacatctactccctcccaacacaacccacccccttcaaccccaactataggcacattctccctccctccatcccctctatcctttgcactccctccaggatacacacgagaatcactcatggcacaacaatgcccttctccagactccctacctcctaatatccctcctttacaccccctagctccttccccttcaaattccccaacacgtaaatga
- the LOC138859984 gene encoding uncharacterized protein: protein MSAGSSGRSVLPEGISGEVRSRHRTVKKMRLFGFLPVFFAAAVLSGVHGGREKRYLFINPEAPITLGFLLNMPVSLALPTLASVNGRSLQFLTPAEGEEIPDDLLWEPAYEEQLGRLSAYFTHLELPTMSCQERLLCELAADPDSFSPIGEIFMKELRLNHGPVKTTSDSLMWRYISSAREGFGSVSGQCAVSFPICPYAPDRILNMPVLKVWQYISERLNLQLV from the exons ATGAGCGCTGGGTCGAGCGGAAGGTCAGTCCTGCCTGAAGGGATATCTGGAGAGGTTCGTTCACGTCACAGGACA GTAAAGAAAATGCGTTTGTTTgggtttcttcccgttttcttcgccgCGGCGGTGCTCAGCGGTGtccatggagggagagaaaagagatactTGTTTATTAATCCGGAAGCGCCTATTACACTCG GTTTTCTGCTCAACATGCCCGTCTCCTTGGCCCTACCGACCCTGGCTTCTGTGAACGGCCGCTCCCTGCAGTTCCTGACGCcggcagaaggggaggagattCCCGACGACCTGCTGTGGGAGCCTGCCTACGAAGAGCAGTTGGGAAGGCTTAGTGCCTATTTTACTCATCTCGAG cTTCCTACTATGTCCTGCCAAGAGCGACTCCTTTGCGAATTGGCTGCTGATCCAGACAGTTTTTCGCCCATCGGGGAGATCTTCATGAAGGAGCTGAG GCTCAACCATGGCCCCGTGAAAACCACATCAGACTCCCTCATGTGGCGTTATATTTCCTCAGCAAGAGAAGGGTTTGGGTCAGTCAGTGGACAGTGTGCAGTCTCCTTCCCCATTTGCCCATACGCTCCAGACAGGATTCTTAACATGCCAGTTTTGAAGGTGTGGCAGTATATTTCCGAAAGGTTGAATCTTCAGCTGGTATGA